One window of Atribacter laminatus genomic DNA carries:
- a CDS encoding carbohydrate ABC transporter permease encodes MIQLNKHFDKTMLVLPAALFLILFSIYPLIFSFRLVFFKWFLNKPNPPSFIGLSNIQNILLDTRFWNSLRVTLVILLIAVTVETLAGLFLSLLFRDKVYGKRIIISLLMIPIMISPMVIGIIWRFILNPEIGIANYILKMIGLQPLVWLGDIKYALSTIILIDIWQWTPFMFIIFLSGMQGISPNLYEAAEVDGASEWGLIRFITIPMLKPIMYIGILIRSIDSFKMFDLVYILTRGGPVNSTETASLYIYKTGFNFFNMGKASTMSYILLIIMTFLIQRFIGKKEIV; translated from the coding sequence ATGATTCAGCTCAATAAACACTTTGATAAAACTATGTTGGTGTTACCAGCTGCTTTGTTTCTCATTCTATTTTCAATTTATCCGCTTATTTTTTCCTTCCGATTGGTTTTTTTCAAATGGTTTCTAAATAAACCAAATCCTCCTTCATTTATAGGGTTGAGTAACATCCAAAATATATTGTTAGATACCCGATTTTGGAATTCTCTCCGAGTCACTTTGGTCATTTTATTAATTGCAGTAACCGTAGAAACGCTGGCTGGTCTATTCTTATCACTGCTTTTTAGGGACAAAGTGTATGGAAAGAGAATAATAATATCTCTTTTGATGATACCTATAATGATATCTCCCATGGTTATTGGTATCATCTGGAGATTTATCCTTAACCCCGAAATTGGGATCGCCAACTATATTTTAAAAATGATTGGTTTACAACCATTGGTTTGGTTGGGAGATATCAAATATGCACTTTCTACGATTATCCTTATAGATATCTGGCAATGGACACCTTTTATGTTTATTATTTTTCTTTCTGGAATGCAGGGGATATCACCCAATCTCTACGAAGCTGCTGAAGTCGATGGAGCATCGGAGTGGGGGCTTATTCGATTTATAACCATTCCGATGCTTAAACCCATAATGTATATCGGTATTTTAATCCGGAGTATTGATTCTTTTAAAATGTTTGATTTGGTATATATTCTGACTCGAGGCGGACCGGTTAATTCCACCGAAACAGCCAGTTTATATATTTACAAAACTGGATTTAACTTTTTTAATATGGGAAAAGCAAGCACGATGTCTTACATTTTATTGATAATAATGACATTTTTGATACAAAGATTTATTGGTAAAAAGGAAATAGTATGA
- a CDS encoding carbohydrate ABC transporter permease, with protein sequence MTLFPFFLMISTSFKIKGEFFTRPPIFIPNRFNFDAYRAALRSGGQKALIDSFIIAFVSMCIALILGTMGAYGLRELLKKGKNYGFWMLIIEMMPPIAVVLPLFILFKYIHLLDTYPALILGNTVFVLPFAIWLLLGFLEDIPIPIEEAALIDGCSKFQVFSHIILPLLRSGLIPVAFFSFILPRNEFLMALVFSRTKVTPLTVVIPSLVMSDTVAWEQVAGLSVMAIIPPVIVAMVFQRYIIRGLTFGAAKG encoded by the coding sequence GTGACACTGTTTCCCTTTTTTTTGATGATATCGACGTCTTTTAAAATAAAGGGAGAATTTTTCACTCGGCCTCCCATATTCATTCCAAATCGATTCAACTTTGATGCCTATCGAGCCGCACTCCGATCGGGAGGTCAGAAAGCCTTAATTGACAGTTTTATTATTGCGTTTGTTTCGATGTGTATTGCGTTGATACTGGGTACGATGGGTGCCTATGGATTAAGAGAGTTGTTAAAAAAGGGGAAGAACTACGGATTTTGGATGCTGATCATTGAAATGATGCCCCCCATAGCGGTGGTTTTGCCATTGTTTATTCTTTTCAAATACATCCATTTGCTTGATACCTATCCGGCACTCATTTTAGGGAATACGGTTTTTGTTCTACCATTTGCTATCTGGCTTTTGTTAGGATTTTTAGAGGACATACCAATACCCATCGAAGAAGCGGCACTTATCGACGGATGTTCCAAGTTCCAGGTGTTTTCCCATATAATACTTCCTTTGTTGCGATCGGGATTAATCCCAGTAGCATTTTTTTCCTTCATTCTTCCCCGGAATGAATTCCTTATGGCTTTGGTTTTTTCCCGAACCAAGGTAACACCTCTTACCGTGGTGATTCCTAGTCTGGTGATGTCCGATACGGTTGCCTGGGAGCAAGTAGCCGGTTTGAGTGTCATGGCAATTATTCCACCGGTCATTGTGGCGATGGTTTTCCAGCGCTATATTATTCGCGGTTTGACCTTTGGAGCAGCGAAGGGATAG
- a CDS encoding glycosyltransferase family 4 protein: MRIAQIAPLYESVPPKYYGGTERVVSYLTEELVNQGHEVTLFASGDSITKAKLFAVCRRSLRLDKHCKDQLAHHILMLEQVFQHANDFDMIHFHVDYLHFSLSRHHPIDHLTTLHGRLDIPDLIPLYREFKDLPLVSISNAQREPIPWVNWQATIYHGLPDNLYRFRSEKGKYFAFLGRISPEKRVDRAIEIAKHIGIPLKIAAKVDRVDLDYFESVVEPLLRDPLIEFVGEIGDGEKNEFLGNAYALLFPIDWPEPFGLVMIEAMACGTPIIAYNHGSVPEVIEEGHTGFIVKDLKDAIEAAKRISDLSRKRCREVFEMRFTAQKMANHYLQVYNNLLSKKGINSESGPFDR; the protein is encoded by the coding sequence ATGCGTATTGCGCAAATTGCTCCCCTTTATGAAAGTGTCCCGCCTAAGTACTACGGTGGAACGGAACGAGTTGTGTCATATCTCACTGAAGAGTTAGTCAATCAAGGCCATGAAGTTACTCTTTTTGCCAGTGGCGATTCGATCACCAAGGCAAAACTCTTTGCAGTATGCCGACGTTCACTCCGCTTGGACAAACATTGTAAAGACCAACTGGCTCACCATATCCTTATGCTGGAGCAAGTTTTTCAACACGCTAATGATTTTGATATGATCCATTTTCATGTTGACTATCTTCATTTTTCACTTTCCCGACATCACCCAATAGATCACCTAACTACTTTACATGGACGTCTCGATATCCCTGATCTGATCCCTCTTTATCGAGAGTTTAAAGATCTCCCCTTAGTATCAATTTCTAACGCACAGCGAGAACCAATTCCCTGGGTCAATTGGCAAGCTACTATATATCATGGCCTCCCTGATAATCTTTATCGGTTTCGATCTGAAAAGGGAAAATACTTTGCCTTTCTGGGACGGATCTCTCCTGAAAAGCGCGTTGATCGGGCGATAGAAATTGCCAAACATATTGGTATTCCTTTGAAAATTGCCGCAAAGGTTGATCGTGTTGATTTAGATTATTTTGAAAGTGTTGTTGAACCTTTGCTGCGCGATCCTTTGATCGAGTTTGTAGGAGAAATTGGAGATGGAGAGAAAAACGAGTTCCTGGGAAATGCTTATGCTCTGTTATTTCCTATCGATTGGCCTGAACCTTTCGGATTGGTCATGATCGAAGCTATGGCTTGTGGCACACCAATTATCGCATATAATCATGGATCTGTACCCGAGGTAATAGAAGAAGGACATACTGGTTTTATCGTAAAAGACTTAAAAGATGCTATTGAAGCAGCCAAAAGAATCTCCGATCTCAGTCGCAAAAGATGTCGGGAGGTATTTGAAATGCGATTTACTGCCCAAAAAATGGCAAACCATTATTTGCAAGTATACAATAACTTGCTCTCAAAAAAAGGTATTAATTCGGAGAGTGGACCTTTTGATCGATGA
- a CDS encoding amidohydrolase family protein, with translation MKIDVHGHIGSVNLHPNWTANAKQVSEMTQKSGVDHCFVSSAMSIMYDTCQGNDEVFEAVQNFDNLWGYMVVNPFFPESFRYLDYIGKERKIVGCKIHPDYHGYDLSSSMGRDLVRRVVDHTSLILFHTSCMAGTGFSRIETIGELASKYSQTTFISAHLAGLYQNPLYPYYINYSGLEEAAQMNLPNLLIDTSSFWIYAYPGVMKRIVEIVGVDKLVFGTDIPIQSDMQIRFKIIAIDSLELPQADKDKIYAGNIQKAVQRLKEII, from the coding sequence ATGAAAATTGACGTTCATGGACATATTGGTTCGGTTAATCTACACCCCAATTGGACAGCCAATGCAAAACAAGTTAGTGAAATGACCCAAAAATCCGGTGTCGATCATTGTTTTGTCTCTTCAGCAATGAGCATCATGTATGATACCTGCCAAGGAAACGATGAAGTTTTTGAAGCCGTTCAAAATTTTGACAATCTTTGGGGCTATATGGTAGTCAATCCATTTTTCCCTGAATCTTTTCGTTATCTGGATTATATTGGAAAAGAAAGAAAAATTGTTGGATGTAAAATACATCCCGATTATCATGGTTATGATCTGTCTTCATCAATGGGAAGAGACTTAGTAAGAAGAGTTGTTGACCATACCTCCCTCATTTTGTTTCATACTTCTTGCATGGCCGGGACCGGTTTTTCCAGGATTGAAACCATCGGTGAGTTGGCTTCAAAATATTCCCAAACGACATTTATATCAGCTCATTTGGCTGGATTATATCAAAATCCCTTGTATCCTTACTACATTAATTATTCTGGATTAGAAGAAGCAGCCCAAATGAATCTTCCGAATCTACTCATTGATACTTCCAGCTTTTGGATATATGCCTATCCTGGTGTCATGAAAAGAATTGTTGAAATAGTTGGAGTTGATAAGTTAGTTTTTGGTACGGATATTCCTATTCAATCGGATATGCAAATTCGTTTTAAAATTATTGCCATCGATAGCTTGGAGCTTCCCCAAGCCGATAAAGATAAGATATATGCAGGGAATATCCAAAAGGCAGTTCAAAGATTAAAGGAAATTATTTAA
- a CDS encoding GNAT family N-acetyltransferase: MKIYLEVIKKSDIPNLQILLIKCSEFLTFQDEHPVEPDSAEKLFYDHPEGYDISSKRVYGIYLKENHQLIGVVDLLFYYPDTTSACIGLLMLDPDYRNSGLGKEAYLMVEKEILKNSMIKIRLGVLEGNIQGFYFWEKMGFTLTGERKPYLSKYFQVMEKNVS, translated from the coding sequence TTGAAGATATACCTGGAAGTCATTAAAAAAAGCGACATACCGAATCTGCAAATTTTATTGATTAAATGTTCTGAATTTTTGACTTTTCAAGATGAACATCCGGTTGAACCAGATTCGGCTGAGAAACTATTTTATGACCATCCGGAAGGTTATGATATTTCTTCGAAAAGAGTCTATGGGATATATTTAAAAGAAAACCACCAGCTAATTGGTGTGGTTGATCTACTCTTTTATTATCCAGATACAACGAGCGCTTGTATCGGGCTCCTTATGCTTGATCCAGACTACCGAAATTCTGGTTTAGGAAAAGAAGCCTATTTAATGGTTGAAAAGGAAATACTTAAAAATTCAATGATAAAAATTCGTCTGGGAGTATTAGAAGGAAATATACAAGGCTTTTATTTCTGGGAAAAAATGGGATTTACCCTTACTGGCGAAAGGAAACCCTATTTATCCAAATATTTCCAAGTTATGGAGAAAAATGTATCTTGA
- a CDS encoding carbohydrate ABC transporter permease produces the protein MRKTSITLNVIRYLVIIFMVFLVISPFLWIISTSLKSRLEINNPEPIIFFKPSLQNYYDAFQKSNFGKNFFDSITVSFGSLLLSLLLGVPAAYGIGRHQVGGKRFSFWILSTRMIPPVAVALPLYILYRDFKLLDSHLGLIFSYTLFNLSYIVWMMAGFIREIPKELDESAMLDGCNVWQTLYRIILPIIGPGLVATSIFSLIISWNEFLMALILTSINVRTLPVAIATFVTDREILWGQMSAAGVLSIIPVIIFTMIIQKQLIRGLTLGAIKE, from the coding sequence ATGAGAAAAACATCCATAACTCTCAACGTGATTCGGTATCTGGTAATTATATTCATGGTTTTTTTAGTGATATCGCCATTTTTATGGATTATCAGTACTTCACTGAAATCAAGACTGGAAATTAATAATCCAGAACCAATCATTTTCTTTAAGCCATCTCTTCAAAATTATTATGATGCTTTCCAAAAATCCAATTTTGGGAAAAACTTTTTTGATTCAATAACGGTCAGCTTTGGGAGTCTGCTTCTTTCCTTGTTACTGGGTGTGCCGGCTGCTTATGGTATTGGCCGACATCAGGTAGGGGGAAAACGTTTTTCGTTTTGGATTTTATCGACTCGTATGATTCCGCCAGTTGCCGTTGCACTTCCTCTTTACATTTTATATCGAGATTTTAAGCTGCTTGATAGTCATTTGGGCTTGATTTTTTCCTATACGCTTTTTAACCTTTCTTATATCGTTTGGATGATGGCCGGGTTTATCAGAGAAATACCCAAAGAACTGGACGAATCGGCGATGTTGGATGGCTGCAATGTCTGGCAAACCTTATATCGAATTATACTTCCTATTATTGGACCGGGTTTAGTTGCAACCAGCATTTTTTCTTTAATTATCTCCTGGAATGAGTTTTTAATGGCACTGATTCTGACCTCGATTAATGTTCGAACGTTGCCAGTTGCCATAGCTACTTTTGTTACTGATCGGGAAATACTATGGGGACAGATGAGTGCTGCTGGGGTTCTATCAATAATTCCGGTTATTATTTTTACTATGATTATTCAGAAACAACTTATCCGCGGCTTAACTCTGGGAGCTATAAAAGAATAA
- a CDS encoding M24 family metallopeptidase has product MINQIPQHEFAQRVKSLQEKMKEEKLDIVITFGDEAEPQYVRYFSDYWPSFESAGVFISKVGDPSLLIGPESYTFSKAWSKIPRILKLKEYRESSEPEYPGVPLTTFADLFNEVIDNSSFRRIGIVGYPLMPTPVYEAITKTAQDFRCEVVRAEKLIIGMKQIKSETEIEIMRNAYNISQKSFANVLKKIQPGMSEIEVVAESEYFIRKFGAENEAYPMWCISGENSTHAIARPTHKKIQKGEMIQIQVGARLGGYASSIGRPVVFGPAPQDVLDLMKIGLEARNLIVSNLKAGIEARKIDTLYRDFLKKNDALECMIYGPCHGVGLMEGEHPWIEANSDYNLQENMTFCVDIFLKREHFGLRWEDVVRITKDGVEEFCTDFKDLIIL; this is encoded by the coding sequence ATGATCAATCAAATTCCACAACATGAATTTGCTCAGCGAGTGAAATCACTTCAAGAAAAAATGAAAGAAGAAAAATTGGATATTGTCATCACCTTTGGTGATGAAGCCGAACCCCAGTATGTCCGATATTTTTCTGATTACTGGCCATCTTTTGAATCTGCAGGAGTTTTTATTTCCAAAGTTGGGGATCCTTCACTTTTGATTGGGCCGGAGAGTTATACCTTTAGCAAAGCCTGGTCAAAAATACCTCGAATCCTAAAACTAAAGGAATATCGGGAATCATCAGAACCTGAATACCCTGGTGTTCCATTGACAACTTTTGCCGATCTTTTTAATGAGGTCATTGATAATTCTTCTTTTCGGAGAATTGGGATTGTTGGTTATCCCTTGATGCCAACCCCGGTGTACGAAGCCATTACTAAGACAGCCCAAGATTTTCGTTGTGAAGTCGTTCGAGCAGAAAAATTAATCATCGGAATGAAACAAATTAAAAGCGAAACTGAAATTGAAATCATGCGTAATGCTTATAACATCAGCCAAAAATCTTTCGCCAATGTTTTGAAGAAAATTCAACCGGGGATGAGTGAAATTGAAGTAGTTGCTGAATCAGAATATTTCATTCGTAAATTTGGAGCAGAAAATGAAGCTTATCCGATGTGGTGCATTTCCGGAGAAAATTCTACTCATGCAATTGCCCGGCCCACTCACAAAAAGATCCAAAAAGGTGAAATGATACAGATTCAAGTTGGAGCCCGTTTAGGTGGATACGCCTCAAGTATCGGACGGCCGGTTGTATTTGGTCCAGCTCCACAGGATGTCTTAGATTTGATGAAAATTGGTTTGGAAGCTCGTAATCTGATTGTCAGCAATTTAAAAGCCGGAATCGAAGCCCGTAAAATTGACACTCTCTATCGAGATTTTCTCAAAAAGAACGATGCATTAGAATGCATGATATATGGGCCTTGTCATGGCGTCGGGCTTATGGAGGGGGAACATCCCTGGATCGAAGCCAATTCTGATTATAATCTACAAGAAAATATGACCTTTTGTGTCGATATTTTCCTAAAACGAGAACATTTTGGTCTGCGTTGGGAAGATGTGGTTCGGATCACAAAAGATGGAGTCGAGGAATTTTGCACCGACTTTAAGGATCTTATTATTTTATAA
- a CDS encoding amylo-alpha-1,6-glucosidase, translated as MDLLIDEILRISDNYYILSTSSRIDDRIRVLKNGETFAVFDRFGDIDELGTNELGIYYHDTRYLSQLILMLEESRPLLLSSTVKDDNAVLAIDLMNPDISRMGEIVIPHGTVHFFRSKILWKSTCYEQLSIHNFGQSTIDFSFSLKYDVDFADIFEVRGTKRLQHGHRFKALFRENSVCFRYLGLDGLIRQTLIFFNPHPYKLTETEASFHIHLQPRQEMNFQFTTFCLSSKISHDSQSIEEPDYASFSIIPYKKTVKKASITLKRAKKVEPKIYTSNEQFNDWLNRSLADLHMMQTDTKYGPYPYAGVPWFSTVFGRDGIITALECLWFNPGIARGVLQYLAATQATEENDMNDAQPGKILHETRSGEMANNGEIPFGLYYGSIDATPLFVMLAGEYYRRTGDKAFIRTIWDNIERAMNWIDNYGDNNQDGFYDYIRHTPHGLVHQGWKDSHDSVFHSDGSDAPPPIALCEVQGYVYAAKITASFLAEVLGYDQRSQGFAQQAKNLKKKFNEIFWCEDLSTYALALDGNQKLCKTRASNAGHCLFTGLAYEDRAALLGKTLTHKMFFSGWGIRTVATTEARYNPMSYHNGSVWPHDNALIALGFARYGFKEKALKIFTGLFDSSLFFDLHRLPELFCGFDRRPGESPTHYPVACSPQSWSAAVVFSLLQACLGLEIFGAEKKISFTKPLLPDFLREIQITGLRVKDAILDLSLTKQDKDVGINIIRRQGPVTVVVIK; from the coding sequence GTGGACCTTTTGATCGATGAAATACTCCGTATATCGGACAATTATTACATTCTTTCCACCTCATCAAGAATTGATGATCGAATTCGAGTGTTAAAAAATGGAGAAACATTTGCCGTTTTTGACCGTTTTGGAGATATTGATGAATTAGGTACCAATGAACTTGGTATTTACTACCATGACACGCGATATCTTTCGCAACTGATTTTAATGCTTGAGGAAAGTCGGCCACTTCTTTTAAGTTCAACCGTGAAAGATGATAATGCAGTTTTAGCCATAGATCTCATGAATCCTGATATATCTCGAATGGGAGAAATAGTGATTCCTCATGGAACAGTTCACTTTTTTAGATCAAAAATTCTTTGGAAGTCGACCTGTTATGAACAGCTTAGTATCCACAACTTTGGTCAATCAACTATTGATTTTTCTTTTTCTCTCAAATATGATGTTGATTTTGCAGATATTTTCGAAGTAAGAGGGACCAAACGACTTCAACATGGTCATCGATTTAAAGCCTTATTTCGAGAAAATTCAGTATGTTTTCGGTACCTCGGACTTGATGGGTTGATTCGTCAAACCTTGATTTTTTTTAATCCACACCCTTATAAACTTACTGAAACTGAAGCTTCCTTTCACATTCATCTTCAACCACGTCAAGAAATGAATTTTCAATTTACAACATTTTGTCTATCCAGCAAAATATCCCACGATAGCCAAAGCATCGAAGAACCTGATTATGCCTCATTTTCGATTATTCCTTATAAAAAAACGGTTAAAAAAGCATCGATTACTTTAAAAAGAGCCAAAAAGGTCGAGCCAAAAATTTATACTTCAAATGAACAATTTAACGACTGGTTAAACCGATCCCTTGCTGATCTGCATATGATGCAAACCGATACCAAATATGGGCCTTATCCTTATGCGGGTGTTCCCTGGTTTAGTACTGTTTTTGGTCGTGACGGGATCATTACCGCGCTTGAGTGTCTCTGGTTTAACCCTGGAATTGCTCGTGGGGTTTTACAATACCTTGCTGCAACTCAAGCAACCGAAGAAAACGATATGAATGATGCTCAACCAGGAAAAATACTTCATGAAACTCGTTCAGGTGAAATGGCAAATAATGGCGAAATCCCTTTTGGTCTTTATTATGGTTCAATCGACGCAACTCCACTTTTTGTCATGCTGGCAGGAGAATATTATCGACGGACAGGCGATAAAGCTTTCATTCGTACCATTTGGGATAACATAGAAAGAGCCATGAATTGGATCGACAATTACGGTGATAACAATCAGGATGGATTTTACGATTATATCCGCCACACTCCTCATGGCCTTGTTCATCAGGGTTGGAAAGACTCTCATGATTCCGTTTTTCATTCAGATGGTTCCGACGCTCCTCCACCCATTGCTTTATGTGAAGTTCAAGGTTATGTCTATGCTGCAAAGATTACAGCTTCATTTTTAGCTGAAGTCTTAGGATACGACCAGCGTTCTCAAGGGTTTGCTCAACAAGCTAAAAACCTCAAGAAAAAATTTAATGAAATTTTTTGGTGCGAGGACCTTTCAACCTATGCTCTTGCATTAGATGGCAATCAAAAACTCTGCAAAACACGAGCATCAAATGCTGGTCACTGTCTTTTTACTGGATTGGCTTATGAAGACCGGGCTGCCCTTTTAGGAAAAACACTAACTCATAAAATGTTTTTCTCTGGATGGGGAATCCGTACCGTTGCAACAACCGAAGCCCGCTATAATCCCATGTCTTATCATAATGGATCAGTTTGGCCTCACGATAATGCCCTTATTGCCCTGGGTTTTGCTCGTTATGGCTTCAAGGAAAAGGCATTAAAAATATTTACTGGCCTTTTTGATTCTAGCCTCTTTTTTGATTTACATCGACTCCCCGAACTCTTTTGTGGTTTTGACCGTCGTCCCGGTGAAAGTCCAACTCATTATCCTGTTGCCTGTTCCCCACAATCATGGTCAGCAGCAGTTGTTTTCAGTCTCCTTCAAGCTTGCTTAGGTCTTGAAATATTTGGTGCTGAGAAAAAAATCTCTTTTACAAAACCTTTATTGCCTGATTTTCTTCGGGAAATACAAATTACTGGCCTTCGCGTGAAAGATGCTATTTTAGATTTATCTCTCACCAAGCAAGATAAAGATGTGGGAATTAATATTATTCGACGGCAAGGCCCAGTGACAGTTGTGGTAATAAAGTAA
- a CDS encoding LacI family DNA-binding transcriptional regulator, which produces MISIKKKHGIKDVAREAGVSAQTVSNYFHRRSVVSPNTQMNIQKAIKKLNYTPNIFARGLRGTKTRTVGVAIPEIANPFYSDILDGLEKIATRRGYTLIVSCNSYNKNKLQRDLDVLSNHVDGIVVCTFTVEDEKISHYLAKGIPIVAIDIKVENDLIPSVEIDNYQTVYICIQYLINCGHRNIYFFSEPLLLPMFHDRLNGYLDCLKRNNLPIEPDKIIIEEGLKVQKTEATYRKLSCLIDAMNFPSALFATSDLMAIGAMKALVEKHINIPEQVSLIGLDNILLSEYSQPPLTTIDYPKREMGHKGMTMLIDYIDGKPVEKKRILLKTQIIERKSVINIKI; this is translated from the coding sequence GTGATTTCCATTAAAAAAAAGCATGGTATTAAGGATGTGGCTCGTGAAGCTGGGGTATCGGCTCAAACAGTGTCGAATTATTTTCATCGAAGAAGTGTAGTGAGTCCAAATACCCAGATGAATATTCAAAAAGCAATTAAAAAATTGAATTATACGCCGAATATCTTTGCTCGAGGGTTAAGAGGAACCAAAACCAGGACTGTAGGAGTGGCTATTCCTGAAATAGCCAACCCATTTTATTCGGATATTTTGGACGGTCTGGAAAAAATCGCCACCCGGAGAGGATATACTCTGATTGTTTCCTGTAATAGTTATAATAAAAACAAACTGCAAAGGGATTTAGATGTTCTTTCCAATCATGTCGATGGAATTGTCGTTTGCACCTTCACGGTTGAAGACGAGAAAATTAGTCATTATCTGGCCAAAGGGATTCCTATTGTAGCTATTGATATTAAAGTCGAAAATGACTTGATTCCATCGGTAGAAATTGATAATTATCAGACTGTTTATATCTGTATTCAATATTTAATTAATTGTGGTCATCGAAATATTTATTTCTTTTCCGAACCCTTACTATTGCCGATGTTCCACGATCGACTCAATGGGTATCTTGACTGCTTAAAAAGGAATAATCTTCCTATTGAGCCAGATAAAATTATCATTGAAGAGGGTCTCAAGGTACAAAAAACCGAAGCAACTTATCGTAAGTTGTCTTGCCTAATTGATGCGATGAATTTTCCATCTGCCCTGTTTGCCACCTCGGACCTTATGGCCATTGGAGCCATGAAGGCTCTTGTTGAAAAGCATATCAACATTCCCGAACAAGTGTCTCTAATTGGCTTAGACAACATTCTCCTTTCAGAATATTCGCAACCACCTCTAACCACCATTGATTATCCAAAAAGGGAAATGGGCCATAAAGGGATGACAATGTTAATTGATTATATTGATGGGAAACCGGTTGAAAAAAAAAGAATTCTGCTTAAGACCCAAATCATTGAAAGAAAATCCGTTATAAATATTAAGATATGA
- a CDS encoding ABC transporter substrate-binding protein yields MFQLKNELIIWLLVILIVGAFSTQLLAAEKIVINEMMFSGAAQEVLIEQAKRFMEENPDIEVNITWVDYASLHEKMMTELVGGTGRYDVMAAITDFMPEFIGGGYLEPLDSLIEKDPPEGWPDDFPDSLLRYQKDTDGKIYGLPWWDGPVMFYYRKDLFENPQEKENFQKEYGYELNPPMTWKEFLDIAQFFTRDTDQNGTVDFYGAVQGARQGGQNLVYDVLLMLFTNGIEILDENFKPVFNTEAGAEAIQFYADLMNKYKVSPQASTTYDVPESGDFFLNGNCAMHWNWAHIAGFAEDPEKSKIVGNCGYSLMPKGENGSNKSLISYWTYAIPKASKNKEATYKYIKFITSKEMDKLMVEYYGQPVRLSTWNDPGFVEKYPFFPWIAKTHEDIGVVPQVPEFTQINDVLQIAASKVIAQQTDAKTALDEAAQMIEQIMREQGYYD; encoded by the coding sequence ATGTTTCAATTAAAAAATGAATTAATTATTTGGCTATTGGTTATTTTAATCGTGGGTGCATTTTCTACTCAACTTCTAGCGGCTGAGAAAATTGTGATCAATGAAATGATGTTTTCCGGTGCTGCCCAGGAAGTATTGATTGAGCAGGCAAAACGGTTTATGGAAGAAAATCCTGATATTGAAGTAAACATCACTTGGGTTGATTATGCTTCATTGCATGAAAAAATGATGACTGAATTGGTTGGTGGTACCGGTAGGTATGACGTAATGGCTGCCATAACCGATTTTATGCCGGAATTTATAGGCGGCGGCTATCTTGAACCACTCGATAGCCTAATTGAAAAGGACCCTCCTGAAGGATGGCCAGATGATTTTCCTGATTCGTTATTGAGATATCAAAAAGATACCGATGGAAAAATTTATGGTTTGCCTTGGTGGGATGGACCAGTCATGTTTTATTATCGAAAAGATCTCTTTGAAAACCCTCAAGAGAAAGAAAATTTCCAAAAGGAATATGGTTATGAGCTCAATCCACCAATGACCTGGAAAGAGTTTTTAGATATTGCTCAATTCTTTACTCGAGATACCGATCAAAATGGGACGGTTGATTTTTATGGAGCGGTTCAGGGTGCCCGTCAGGGAGGACAAAATTTAGTCTATGATGTCCTGTTGATGCTTTTTACCAATGGGATTGAAATCCTTGATGAAAACTTCAAACCGGTATTTAATACTGAAGCTGGAGCTGAAGCCATTCAATTCTACGCTGATTTAATGAATAAATATAAGGTTTCTCCTCAAGCATCGACAACTTATGATGTTCCAGAAAGTGGGGATTTCTTTTTAAATGGAAATTGTGCTATGCACTGGAACTGGGCTCATATCGCTGGTTTTGCTGAGGACCCCGAGAAATCAAAGATTGTTGGGAATTGTGGCTATAGCCTCATGCCTAAGGGAGAAAATGGAAGCAACAAATCCCTCATTTCCTATTGGACCTATGCCATACCGAAAGCCAGCAAGAATAAAGAAGCTACTTATAAATACATAAAGTTTATAACTTCAAAAGAGATGGATAAACTGATGGTCGAATATTATGGTCAACCAGTGAGGCTTTCGACCTGGAACGATCCTGGATTTGTGGAAAAGTACCCCTTCTTCCCTTGGATAGCGAAAACCCATGAAGATATTGGTGTTGTACCTCAGGTTCCTGAATTTACTCAGATTAATGATGTTCTTCAGATTGCCGCATCAAAGGTAATTGCTCAGCAGACAGATGCCAAGACTGCGTTGGATGAGGCTGCCCAAATGATAGAACAGATCATGAGGGAGCAAGGCTACTACGATTAA